A single region of the Marinobacter salinisoli genome encodes:
- a CDS encoding ferredoxin--NADP reductase, with protein sequence MSNLMKETVTSVHHWNDTLFSFKTSRDPGFRFKNGHFVMIGLETDGKPLMRAYSIASANYEEELEFFSIKVPDGPLTSRLQKIQVGDEILVSRKPTGTLVLDNLLPGKNLWLISTGTGLAPFMSIIKDPDVYEAFDKVILTHGVRYVSELAYQQEIEELPRNEFFGEMVDGKLLYYPTVTREPFRTEGRLTDAMESGKITRDLGLPEFNLDTDRFMICGSPSMLKDTCAILNNMGFKEARGGDMGHYVIERAFVEQ encoded by the coding sequence ATGAGCAACCTGATGAAAGAAACCGTCACCAGCGTACATCACTGGAACGACACCCTGTTCAGTTTCAAAACCAGTCGGGATCCCGGTTTCCGGTTCAAGAACGGCCACTTTGTGATGATTGGCCTGGAGACTGACGGTAAGCCGCTGATGCGCGCTTACAGTATTGCCAGCGCGAACTATGAAGAGGAGCTCGAGTTCTTCTCCATCAAGGTCCCGGATGGCCCCCTGACGTCGCGCCTGCAGAAAATCCAGGTGGGTGATGAAATCCTGGTGAGTCGTAAGCCGACGGGGACGTTGGTTCTGGATAACCTTCTCCCGGGTAAAAACCTGTGGCTGATCAGCACCGGCACCGGATTGGCCCCGTTCATGAGTATCATCAAAGATCCGGATGTCTACGAGGCTTTTGATAAGGTCATCCTGACTCACGGCGTCCGGTATGTCTCCGAACTGGCGTATCAGCAGGAAATCGAGGAGCTGCCACGCAATGAGTTCTTTGGTGAGATGGTCGACGGCAAGCTGCTGTATTACCCGACGGTGACCCGGGAACCCTTCCGCACCGAAGGCCGCCTGACTGACGCCATGGAGAGCGGCAAGATCACCCGGGATCTCGGTTTGCCCGAGTTCAACCTGGATACAGACCGATTCATGATCTGTGGCAGCCCGAGCATGCTCAAAGACACCTGCGCCATTCTCAACAACATGGGCTTCAAAGAAGCCCGCGGTGGCGACATGGGTCACTACGTGATCGAGCGGGCGTTCGTTGAGCAGTAA
- a CDS encoding sensor domain-containing diguanylate cyclase — MAPWLHAEDAVIEQPDFGSLELGIHGEFLEDPSGTLKIESLHRASQPWEPLGSAHLNARFSSGSLWLRASLINQSDDRLSTVLDSGSALADYMDIHVVRNDETTETVLSGDRRPFHDRPINTRTVTLPLDLKPGERVTVYMRQSNYDGLHETLTPTLWAAETYDAELQKDGLVFGFLYGTLGALLLYNLFLAFSTRQRGFVRYALLVACILGWSFIFRGYAFQYLWPDAPDLNNQMLAIFALAGHAAFGLFAIEYMNIRRLAPRWMYLANCIPVLLNTLLILFPLLGFYAVSFASWFLVGALTQITVAATGIRLIKRGSRPAAYFMLAFGALGAGIAIYYLHLAGWLEANLLTQYGIQVGASLQVLLLSLGLADQMNTLRADKLKAEQAARAAQLALNSKLTEEVKRRTLELEELNQKLRELSITDELTGCFNRRHFNQVFEEELTHHLRQALPLAFCIIDIDNFKAYNDALGHPAGDQVLQRVVRCLQENLKRRQDRLFRLGGEEFGVLLHMDQPVEKAVPFIEQLRRAIADLGLPHPGNPDGVVTASFGLVLRRPGSAITTSEDIYARADSLLYHAKSEGRNRVVYAIE; from the coding sequence ATGGCGCCTTGGCTCCATGCCGAAGACGCGGTGATCGAGCAGCCGGACTTTGGCTCTCTCGAGCTCGGCATCCACGGCGAGTTTCTGGAAGACCCTTCCGGAACGCTCAAGATTGAGTCGCTTCACCGGGCCTCGCAGCCCTGGGAACCATTAGGCTCAGCCCACCTGAACGCCCGCTTCTCATCCGGTTCGCTCTGGCTCAGAGCCAGCCTTATCAACCAGAGTGACGATCGCCTGTCCACCGTACTCGATTCGGGCAGCGCACTGGCGGATTACATGGACATCCATGTCGTCCGCAATGACGAGACCACCGAAACAGTTCTGTCTGGCGATCGCCGGCCTTTTCACGACCGGCCAATCAATACCCGCACCGTGACCCTGCCTCTTGACCTCAAGCCGGGAGAACGTGTCACCGTCTATATGCGCCAGTCCAACTACGATGGCCTGCACGAAACCCTTACCCCAACACTCTGGGCGGCCGAAACCTATGACGCCGAGCTGCAAAAAGACGGACTGGTATTCGGTTTTCTGTACGGAACCCTGGGCGCACTGCTGCTTTACAACCTGTTCCTCGCGTTTTCCACCCGGCAACGAGGATTTGTACGATATGCGCTACTGGTTGCCTGCATTCTGGGCTGGAGTTTTATTTTTCGGGGTTACGCCTTCCAGTACCTCTGGCCGGACGCGCCGGACCTGAACAATCAGATGCTGGCGATCTTTGCCCTCGCAGGCCACGCCGCATTCGGTCTGTTTGCCATCGAGTACATGAACATCCGGCGGCTGGCGCCCCGATGGATGTACCTCGCCAATTGCATCCCGGTGCTTCTCAATACATTGCTGATACTGTTTCCGTTACTGGGTTTCTACGCCGTCAGTTTTGCCAGCTGGTTCCTTGTCGGCGCCCTCACCCAGATCACGGTAGCAGCAACCGGCATCCGGCTGATCAAACGGGGATCCCGGCCGGCCGCCTACTTTATGCTGGCGTTCGGAGCGCTTGGAGCAGGCATTGCCATCTACTACCTGCATCTCGCCGGCTGGCTTGAGGCAAACCTTCTGACTCAGTACGGCATACAGGTCGGCGCAAGCCTGCAAGTACTGCTGCTTAGCCTCGGCCTGGCTGACCAGATGAACACCCTCAGAGCCGACAAACTGAAAGCTGAGCAGGCGGCACGCGCGGCCCAGCTGGCACTGAACTCGAAGCTCACGGAAGAAGTAAAACGGCGGACGCTGGAGCTGGAGGAGCTGAACCAAAAACTGAGAGAACTGTCGATCACAGACGAACTGACCGGCTGCTTCAATCGCCGTCATTTTAATCAGGTGTTCGAGGAGGAGCTGACCCACCACTTGCGACAGGCCCTACCGCTGGCGTTCTGCATAATCGACATAGACAACTTCAAAGCCTACAACGACGCCCTCGGACACCCTGCAGGCGATCAAGTGCTACAGCGAGTCGTCCGCTGTCTGCAGGAAAACCTCAAAAGAAGACAGGATCGTTTGTTCCGGCTAGGCGGGGAAGAGTTTGGTGTACTGCTCCATATGGACCAACCGGTTGAAAAGGCGGTGCCGTTTATCGAGCAATTGCGAAGAGCCATAGCCGACCTCGGCCTGCCCCACCCGGGCAACCCCGATGGCGTGGTAACCGCCAGCTTCGGTCTCGTTCTGCGCAGACCCGGCTCTGCAATTACCACGTCGGAGGATATCTATGCCCGTGCGGATAGCCTTCTGTACCACGCCAAATCCGAGGGTCGGAACCGGGTTGTTTACGCCATTGAATGA
- a CDS encoding acyl-CoA thioesterase gives MFKLEIEPRFCDTDALGHISNTAFPVWFEQARKPIFQIFHPSLDVKTWPLIIARIEVDLLAQSYWNMPVEVRTGVGKIGNSSFHVVQEAWQGGKQVARGTAVLIHFDYANEQALPIPADIREKLAQQLID, from the coding sequence ATGTTCAAACTCGAGATAGAGCCTCGTTTCTGCGATACCGATGCGCTGGGGCATATCAGTAATACCGCTTTCCCCGTGTGGTTCGAGCAAGCCCGAAAACCCATTTTTCAGATCTTTCATCCCAGTCTGGACGTGAAAACCTGGCCGCTGATCATCGCCCGGATCGAGGTGGATCTGCTCGCCCAGAGTTACTGGAACATGCCGGTTGAGGTTCGCACGGGCGTGGGCAAGATCGGGAACTCGTCATTCCACGTGGTTCAGGAAGCCTGGCAGGGTGGAAAGCAGGTCGCCCGTGGAACTGCAGTGTTGATTCATTTCGATTACGCCAATGAACAGGCGCTGCCGATCCCTGCTGACATACGCGAAAAGCTTGCCCAGCAACTGATTGACTGA